Proteins found in one Seonamhaeicola sp. S2-3 genomic segment:
- a CDS encoding zinc ribbon domain-containing protein, with amino-acid sequence MAKKKEVTVEERLRALYDLQLIDSRIDEIRNVRGELPLEVRDLEDEVAGLNIRLEKLVASLEVIDNDINSKKNLIEESKALIKKYGEQQKNVRNNREYNSLTKEIEFQELEIELAEKHIKEFKVQIEQKKEVIAETKERLKERETHLKHKKGELDAILAETEKEEQALIEKSESFKAQIEERLVAAYDRIRNSVKNGLAVVPIERGASGGSFFTIPPQVQVEIASRKKVITDEHSGRILVDPVLAEEEKEKMEKLFAKL; translated from the coding sequence ATGGCTAAAAAGAAAGAAGTAACTGTAGAAGAGCGCTTAAGAGCTTTATACGATTTACAACTCATAGATTCTCGTATAGACGAAATTAGAAATGTACGTGGAGAACTTCCTTTAGAAGTTCGCGATTTAGAAGATGAAGTTGCCGGATTAAACATTAGATTAGAAAAACTTGTTGCTAGTTTAGAAGTAATTGATAACGATATCAACTCTAAGAAAAATCTAATTGAAGAATCTAAAGCTTTAATTAAAAAGTACGGTGAGCAACAAAAAAATGTTAGAAATAACAGAGAATACAACTCACTTACCAAAGAAATTGAATTTCAAGAATTAGAAATTGAATTGGCTGAAAAGCATATTAAAGAATTTAAAGTTCAAATTGAACAGAAAAAAGAAGTTATTGCTGAAACTAAAGAGCGTTTAAAAGAACGTGAAACGCATTTAAAACATAAAAAAGGTGAGTTAGATGCCATTTTAGCAGAAACCGAAAAAGAAGAACAAGCTTTAATTGAAAAGTCTGAAAGTTTCAAAGCACAAATAGAAGAACGCCTTGTTGCTGCTTATGACAGAATTAGAAATAGTGTAAAAAACGGATTAGCAGTTGTACCAATTGAAAGAGGTGCTTCTGGTGGTTCTTTCTTTACCATTCCGCCACAAGTACAAGTTGAAATTGCTTCTAGAAAAAAAGTAATTACAGATGAACATAGTGGTAGAATTTTAGTAGACCCTGTTTTAGCTGAAGAAGAAAAAGAAAAAATGGAAAAGTTATTTGCTAAACTTTAA
- a CDS encoding Nif3-like dinuclear metal center hexameric protein — protein sequence MIIQDVINHLEELAPLAYAEDFDNVGLLVGDKNKKLTGILVTLDTLETVVDEAIEKNCNLIVSFHPIIFKGLKKITGKTYVERVVLKAIKHNIAIYAIHTALDNAMQGVNDMICNQLGLINKKILIPQAATIKKLTTYVPKNEAEQLRNALFKAGAGHIGNYSNCSFNTNGVGTYKGNEDSNPTLGEKGKTHQEEETQISVIFAKHLESKIIKTLLNTHSYEEVAYEVFTIENKNQNIGMGMMGEFEKPISEANFLALLKSKMKTGCIRHSSFLNKPIKKVAVLGGSGSFAINAAKASGADTFVSADFKYHDFFMAENSILLADIGHYESEQYTKNLLVTYLTKKITNFAVVLSNTNTNPVKYF from the coding sequence ATGATTATTCAAGATGTAATTAACCATTTAGAAGAATTAGCTCCTTTAGCTTACGCTGAAGATTTTGATAATGTAGGCCTTTTAGTGGGTGATAAAAATAAAAAATTAACGGGCATTTTAGTTACTTTAGACACTTTAGAAACCGTTGTTGATGAAGCTATTGAAAAAAACTGCAATCTCATTGTAAGCTTCCACCCTATTATTTTTAAAGGTTTAAAAAAAATAACAGGAAAAACCTATGTAGAACGTGTTGTTTTAAAAGCCATAAAACACAATATTGCTATTTATGCCATTCATACTGCTTTAGATAACGCTATGCAAGGTGTAAATGATATGATTTGTAATCAATTAGGTTTAATTAATAAAAAAATACTCATTCCGCAAGCTGCAACCATAAAAAAACTAACAACTTATGTTCCTAAAAATGAAGCAGAACAATTAAGAAACGCTTTATTTAAAGCCGGTGCAGGTCATATTGGCAATTATAGTAATTGCAGTTTTAACACCAATGGTGTAGGCACCTATAAAGGTAATGAAGACTCTAACCCTACGCTTGGTGAAAAAGGAAAAACGCATCAAGAAGAAGAAACACAAATTTCTGTAATATTTGCTAAACATTTAGAGTCTAAAATAATTAAAACCCTATTAAACACGCATAGCTATGAAGAAGTAGCTTATGAGGTGTTTACTATAGAAAATAAAAACCAAAATATTGGTATGGGTATGATGGGTGAGTTTGAAAAACCTATCTCTGAAGCTAATTTTTTAGCCTTATTAAAATCTAAAATGAAAACCGGTTGCATTAGGCACTCGTCGTTTTTAAACAAACCCATTAAAAAAGTAGCTGTTCTAGGTGGCTCAGGAAGTTTTGCTATTAATGCTGCAAAAGCTTCTGGGGCAGATACTTTTGTATCGGCAGACTTTAAGTATCATGACTTTTTTATGGCAGAAAACAGCATTCTTTTAGCAGATATTGGTCATTATGAAAGTGAACAATACACAAAAAACCTTTTAGTAACGTATCTTACAAAAAAAATTACTAATTTTGCAGTCGTTTTATCAAACACCAATACCAATCCTGTTAAGTATTTTTAA